The following are encoded in a window of Deferrivibrio essentukiensis genomic DNA:
- a CDS encoding succinate dehydrogenase, hydrophobic membrane anchor protein — MKQFKFNGSSDSGVFEWLLQRVSGVILILVIFIHFFSMIKSGDWGLKKIVLGPLFAFGIFHTLNGFKMITDDYVASTTWRAIILAIYWIVGVTLAVLALSVVSSL; from the coding sequence ATGAAACAATTTAAGTTTAACGGTTCAAGTGATAGCGGTGTTTTTGAATGGCTGCTTCAGAGAGTGTCCGGTGTTATTTTAATATTAGTTATTTTTATCCACTTCTTCTCAATGATTAAGTCTGGTGATTGGGGGCTTAAAAAGATTGTATTAGGACCTCTTTTTGCTTTCGGTATATTCCATACCCTTAACGGGTTTAAAATGATTACCGACGATTATGTAGCAAGCACAACTTGGAGAGCTATTATTCTTGCAATATATTGGATAGTCGGAGTTACTCTTGCAGTATTAGCTCTCAGTGTAGTTTCAAGTTTATAA
- a CDS encoding 2-oxoacid:ferredoxin oxidoreductase subunit beta, translated as MAYDYAKYLRKGKLPHIWCAGCTYGIVLKSLIRAIGSLQWDKNDVAIVSGIGCASRLPGYVDFNTLHTTHGRSIAFATGIKLANPNLKVLAMGGDGDMTAIGGNHFIHACRRNIDMTVFVFNNNIYGMTGAQYSPTTPKGAWATTAPYGMTENNFTITDLAIGAGATFVARTTAYHVAHCEKTMKEAFQHKGLSVVEIINACPTGFGRKNKFKTPTSMLLWMKDSAVNIEKAKKMSEEELAGKFTIGVLHKEEKPEYIETYDATVGLKK; from the coding sequence ATGGCTTACGATTACGCTAAATATTTGAGAAAAGGGAAACTGCCGCATATTTGGTGTGCAGGCTGTACATACGGTATCGTATTGAAATCTCTCATCAGAGCAATAGGTTCCTTACAGTGGGATAAAAATGATGTTGCAATAGTTTCAGGTATTGGATGTGCAAGCCGTTTGCCCGGATATGTTGATTTTAACACTTTACATACTACCCATGGTAGATCAATTGCGTTTGCTACCGGTATAAAGTTGGCAAATCCAAACTTGAAAGTTCTTGCAATGGGTGGAGACGGTGATATGACTGCTATAGGCGGTAATCATTTTATCCATGCTTGCAGAAGGAATATTGATATGACGGTGTTTGTATTTAATAATAATATTTATGGTATGACCGGTGCCCAATATTCTCCTACAACTCCAAAGGGTGCATGGGCAACAACTGCACCATATGGTATGACTGAAAATAACTTTACAATTACTGACCTTGCAATTGGTGCTGGAGCGACCTTTGTTGCAAGAACTACAGCATACCATGTTGCACATTGTGAAAAAACAATGAAGGAAGCGTTCCAACATAAAGGTTTAAGTGTAGTTGAAATTATCAACGCATGCCCAACCGGTTTTGGTAGAAAGAATAAATTTAAGACTCCTACATCAATGCTTTTATGGATGAAAGACAGTGCAGTTAATATTGAAAAAGCTAAGAAGATGTCTGAAGAAGAACTGGCTGGAAAGTTTACTATTGGTGTTCTTCATAAGGAAGAGAAACCAGAGTATATTGAAACATATGATGCAACTGTTGGATTAAAAAAATAG
- a CDS encoding ArnT family glycosyltransferase produces the protein MRNKNIYWFIIIYFIIAAFPINNIPLFETTEARYAEIAWEMAASGNYLEPHFNGIKHFHKPPFTYWINALGIKLFGVNGFGVRIFGVLASALILFITYKLANILLKDKVKAENSVYILSASLLFIAVSRIVSTDIYLTLFTVLSQYFLFNQIYGKKSSLNAVWYGLFLGFGFITKGPIIFLFTLLPFLVGKVFFKSHRKVFTLKDIAFGILTFLIISLPWYIAVIIKNPELLNYFLKVQTVDRVVTNRFHRNKPFYFFILTFAGTFFPFIIIFVKDLIKHVKPVTEKLAPYFYVIVPFIIFSLAKSKLATYILPFYPIAGIIVADSIDAKIFNTKYFRIPTLIFAGLLPFAFIAAIFVYPVLKGYLLTILIFFILTLLLFINLYKRFNLLNFSVYIIFISFCIYSTLPILGPEIKGFKEMTEEINKLDKDKRFEVLTYKTFIPSISFYRQKITVAALGKERETQFQYDDSYKKYYIKNMTELSDFLDTQKTLFVVTKAGNINDMSKFGFSCKNYFNQRKYSLYLCTKLNK, from the coding sequence ATGCGTAATAAAAATATTTATTGGTTCATCATTATTTATTTTATTATTGCGGCATTCCCAATTAACAACATACCTCTTTTTGAAACTACCGAAGCCAGATATGCTGAAATTGCATGGGAGATGGCTGCTTCAGGAAATTATTTGGAGCCTCATTTTAACGGGATAAAGCATTTTCATAAACCACCTTTTACCTACTGGATTAATGCGCTTGGGATAAAGCTATTTGGCGTTAACGGCTTTGGCGTTAGAATCTTTGGAGTGCTTGCTTCCGCTTTAATACTCTTTATAACTTACAAATTAGCTAATATTTTATTAAAAGATAAAGTCAAAGCTGAAAATTCCGTTTATATACTTTCAGCTTCACTTTTGTTTATAGCTGTTTCAAGAATAGTCTCTACGGACATATATCTGACACTTTTTACAGTCTTATCTCAGTACTTCCTTTTTAACCAGATTTATGGAAAAAAATCATCATTGAATGCTGTATGGTATGGCTTATTTTTGGGGTTTGGCTTTATAACAAAAGGGCCGATAATTTTTCTTTTTACACTGCTCCCTTTTTTAGTTGGAAAAGTATTCTTCAAATCTCATAGAAAGGTTTTTACTTTAAAGGATATCGCTTTTGGTATTTTGACATTTCTAATTATTTCACTGCCTTGGTATATCGCCGTAATTATTAAAAATCCTGAACTGCTCAATTACTTTTTAAAAGTACAAACAGTCGATAGAGTTGTAACCAACAGATTCCATCGCAACAAACCATTTTACTTTTTTATACTTACATTTGCCGGGACTTTTTTCCCTTTTATAATTATTTTTGTCAAAGATTTAATCAAACATGTAAAACCAGTTACTGAAAAATTGGCCCCTTATTTTTATGTAATTGTGCCCTTTATAATTTTCTCACTTGCCAAAAGTAAGCTTGCAACTTACATTTTGCCTTTTTACCCTATCGCCGGCATCATTGTGGCGGACTCTATAGACGCTAAGATTTTTAACACCAAATATTTTAGAATCCCAACATTAATCTTCGCAGGATTACTACCGTTTGCCTTTATTGCTGCAATATTTGTTTATCCTGTCCTTAAAGGTTACTTACTAACTATACTGATTTTCTTTATTTTGACACTATTGCTTTTTATAAATCTTTACAAACGTTTTAATCTTTTAAACTTTAGTGTGTATATTATTTTTATATCTTTTTGTATCTACTCAACATTGCCGATATTAGGTCCTGAAATAAAAGGTTTCAAAGAAATGACCGAAGAAATTAACAAATTAGACAAAGATAAAAGATTTGAAGTGCTTACCTATAAAACATTTATCCCTTCCATCTCCTTCTACCGTCAAAAAATAACTGTTGCGGCTTTAGGAAAAGAGAGAGAAACACAATTTCAATACGACGATAGTTACAAAAAGTATTACATAAAAAATATGACTGAACTTTCAGATTTTTTAGACACTCAAAAAACACTCTTTGTTGTCACAAAAGCAGGTAATATTAATGATATGTCAAAATTTGGTTTTAGTTGCAAAAATTATTTTAACCAAAGAAAATACTCACTTTATCTTTGCACTAAACTAAACAAGTAA
- a CDS encoding succinate dehydrogenase iron-sulfur subunit → MSKFVTFEIFRYDPEKDKEPYYQSYKVEIRRPGMLMLEGLNQIKWEQDTTLAFRRSCREGVCGSDGINVNGVNMLSCMTKIEDLGSDHLVIQPLPGMPVMRDLVTDVDDFFEKFITVKPYLIRKSPAPDKEYYQSPEDRKKLDGLYECILCGCCSSSCPSYWADKKYLGPNAFLRAYRYLIDSRDEGAEERLPILNDKNGVWRCHTIYNCVEACPKELNPTKAIVGIRQMLLERKY, encoded by the coding sequence ATGAGTAAATTTGTAACTTTTGAAATTTTTAGATACGACCCAGAGAAGGATAAAGAGCCATACTACCAGTCTTATAAAGTAGAAATCAGAAGGCCAGGTATGCTAATGCTTGAAGGCCTTAACCAGATTAAATGGGAGCAGGATACTACACTTGCATTCAGACGTTCCTGCCGCGAAGGTGTTTGTGGATCTGACGGTATAAATGTCAACGGTGTAAACATGCTATCTTGCATGACAAAGATTGAAGACTTAGGTTCTGATCATCTCGTAATTCAGCCTTTGCCTGGTATGCCGGTAATGAGAGACTTGGTGACTGATGTTGATGATTTTTTTGAAAAGTTTATTACAGTTAAGCCTTACCTTATCAGAAAATCTCCTGCTCCAGACAAAGAGTATTATCAGTCTCCTGAAGACAGGAAAAAATTGGATGGTCTTTACGAATGTATTCTATGCGGATGCTGTTCATCCTCTTGCCCATCTTACTGGGCTGACAAAAAATATTTGGGACCTAACGCCTTCTTAAGAGCTTATAGATATTTAATTGACTCAAGGGATGAAGGTGCTGAAGAAAGATTGCCTATTTTAAACGACAAAAACGGCGTATGGCGTTGTCACACAATCTACAATTGTGTGGAAGCTTGTCCTAAAGAACTTAATCCGACTAAAGCTATTGTTGGCATTCGCCAAATGCTTCTTGAAAGGAAATATTAA
- the sdhA gene encoding succinate dehydrogenase flavoprotein subunit encodes MSVKVEYHKFDVVVLGAGGAGLNAAQVASQYCSTAVISEVYPTRSHTISAQGGISAALGNLEEDHWHWHMYDTVKGSDYLADQDSCEYMTKLAPQYVIELEHIGVPFSRTPDGKIAQRPFGGHTAEFGKRPVKRACYAADRTGHVMLQTLYEKAVAQKTQFFSEFYALELLVNDGAVNGVLCWDIQNGGFHLFHAKSVVFATGGCSRFYKTTSNAHINTGDGLTLAMRKGFSWSDPEFIQFHPTGIYIAGNLITEGVRGEGGILLNANGERFMEKYAPTIKDLAPRDIVSRSMVKEVLAGRGVGPKKDHVLLKIDHIGADAIMEKLPGIHELTLVFAGVDCTKEPIPVMPTAHYQNGGIPTNYKTHVIKAFGENPEETVPGFFAAGEVASASVHGANRLGTNSLLDLVVFGRTAGEEAAKYAKDNGFVPLAEDAGKEGIELLQKFLNANGEYTFGPVYTELTETMEKNVGVFRTEETMTQAKADLAELAKKMENFRVNDKSNIYNLELIEALELNNMIINARALTESALLRKESRGGHAREDYQERDDANFHKHSEVTLDKEGNVIVGYRPVRMKPLTVETFPPKPRVY; translated from the coding sequence ATGTCTGTAAAAGTAGAGTATCATAAATTTGATGTTGTCGTCCTTGGTGCTGGTGGGGCTGGACTTAATGCAGCTCAAGTAGCATCTCAATATTGTAGTACTGCAGTAATTTCAGAAGTATATCCTACACGTAGCCATACCATTTCTGCACAAGGCGGTATTTCTGCTGCACTTGGTAACTTGGAAGAGGATCACTGGCATTGGCATATGTATGACACTGTAAAAGGTAGTGATTATCTTGCTGACCAAGATTCATGTGAGTATATGACTAAACTTGCTCCACAATATGTAATTGAGCTTGAACACATAGGTGTTCCATTCAGTAGAACTCCTGATGGGAAAATTGCTCAAAGGCCATTTGGAGGCCACACTGCGGAGTTCGGTAAGAGACCTGTAAAGAGGGCTTGCTATGCAGCTGACAGAACAGGTCACGTAATGCTTCAGACTCTTTATGAGAAGGCTGTTGCACAAAAGACTCAATTTTTTAGTGAATTTTATGCATTAGAGCTTCTCGTAAATGATGGTGCCGTAAATGGTGTATTATGCTGGGATATTCAAAATGGCGGATTCCATCTTTTTCATGCCAAATCTGTTGTATTTGCTACCGGTGGTTGTTCAAGATTTTATAAAACCACATCCAATGCACACATTAATACCGGTGATGGTCTTACTCTTGCAATGAGAAAGGGTTTCTCCTGGTCTGACCCTGAATTTATACAGTTCCACCCCACAGGGATTTATATTGCTGGAAACCTTATTACAGAAGGTGTTAGAGGTGAAGGTGGTATTCTTCTTAACGCTAACGGCGAAAGATTTATGGAAAAGTATGCACCAACTATTAAAGACCTTGCACCAAGAGATATCGTTTCCCGCTCAATGGTTAAAGAAGTTTTAGCTGGACGTGGTGTTGGTCCTAAAAAAGACCACGTACTTTTAAAAATAGATCATATCGGTGCAGATGCAATTATGGAAAAACTTCCGGGCATTCATGAGCTTACACTTGTTTTTGCTGGTGTTGATTGTACTAAAGAGCCAATCCCTGTAATGCCTACTGCTCACTATCAAAATGGTGGTATACCAACTAACTATAAAACTCATGTAATCAAGGCTTTTGGTGAAAACCCAGAAGAGACAGTGCCTGGGTTCTTTGCCGCCGGTGAAGTAGCTTCAGCTTCTGTCCATGGTGCTAACAGACTTGGAACTAACTCTCTTCTTGACCTTGTAGTATTTGGTAGGACTGCCGGTGAGGAGGCTGCAAAATATGCAAAAGATAACGGATTTGTACCACTTGCAGAAGATGCTGGGAAAGAAGGGATTGAATTATTGCAAAAATTCTTAAACGCTAATGGTGAATATACTTTTGGACCTGTTTATACTGAACTTACTGAGACTATGGAAAAGAATGTTGGAGTTTTCAGGACTGAAGAAACTATGACTCAAGCAAAAGCTGATTTGGCAGAATTGGCTAAAAAGATGGAAAACTTTAGAGTTAATGATAAATCTAACATCTATAATTTAGAGCTCATTGAAGCCCTTGAACTAAATAATATGATAATTAATGCAAGAGCATTAACTGAGTCAGCTCTACTTAGGAAAGAATCAAGAGGTGGTCACGCAAGAGAAGATTATCAAGAGAGAGATGATGCCAACTTCCATAAACATAGTGAAGTAACACTTGATAAAGAAGGAAACGTGATCGTTGGATACAGACCGGTTAGGATGAAACCACTTACTGTTGAAACTTTCCCACCAAAGCCAAGGGTATATTAA
- a CDS encoding 2-oxoacid:acceptor oxidoreductase family protein, protein MARVDIRLGGSGGQGTITAAAILGYAAVFAGKKAVQTKSYGPEARGGAARGEVVISDEDINYVKVLKSDVLVALTQEACDKFIGDAKEGSVVIVDSMLVKDLPKGNFKVYALPIIKTAAEDIGKSMVANIVTLGVVNQITNLLDVDKLEKGVLSKVPKGTEELNKKALYAGMELAKKNM, encoded by the coding sequence ATGGCAAGAGTTGATATAAGATTAGGTGGTTCAGGTGGACAAGGAACTATTACTGCAGCAGCAATCTTAGGCTATGCTGCTGTATTTGCAGGTAAAAAGGCTGTGCAGACAAAATCATATGGACCTGAGGCAAGAGGTGGCGCAGCCAGAGGTGAGGTCGTAATAAGTGATGAAGATATTAACTATGTAAAAGTTTTAAAATCAGATGTCCTCGTTGCTCTTACTCAAGAAGCATGTGATAAGTTTATTGGTGATGCTAAAGAAGGTAGCGTTGTGATAGTTGATAGTATGCTTGTAAAAGATCTTCCAAAGGGGAATTTTAAAGTATATGCATTACCAATCATAAAGACAGCAGCAGAAGATATTGGAAAGTCGATGGTAGCAAACATTGTAACATTGGGTGTTGTAAATCAAATTACCAATCTGCTGGATGTTGATAAACTGGAAAAAGGTGTGCTAAGTAAAGTACCAAAAGGGACTGAAGAGCTCAATAAAAAGGCTCTTTACGCTGGTATGGAGCTTGCCAAAAAAAATATGTAA
- a CDS encoding succinate dehydrogenase, cytochrome b556 subunit: MPRKDLVTYPKKVSYRKHTGMVAWLLHRISGVIIGLYLIFHILGKSGVAEWFTSLTANPVARIIVLLAFTFHAFNGFRIVLIDFATGSEKEVFSKQFMVVLFLTVVVLIIGAFPIFS, from the coding sequence ATGCCAAGAAAAGATTTAGTCACCTATCCAAAAAAAGTTTCCTACAGGAAACACACAGGAATGGTGGCCTGGTTGCTTCACAGAATCTCTGGAGTAATCATAGGCCTTTACTTGATTTTCCACATACTTGGGAAATCAGGGGTTGCAGAGTGGTTTACCTCTCTTACGGCAAATCCTGTTGCGAGGATAATTGTTCTCTTAGCTTTTACTTTCCATGCTTTTAATGGCTTCAGGATTGTGTTAATCGATTTTGCCACAGGTTCTGAAAAAGAAGTATTCTCAAAACAGTTTATGGTTGTTCTTTTCTTAACCGTAGTAGTGCTTATTATTGGCGCTTTTCCAATTTTTTCTTAG
- a CDS encoding lipid-A-disaccharide synthase N-terminal domain-containing protein produces MNLTETTLLVIGFTGQFFFFMRFFVQWIYSEKQRKSVIPVAFWYFSLLGSVCLLTYAILRKDIVFIVGQSTGFIIYIRNLYFIKKERAKLNA; encoded by the coding sequence ATGAATTTAACGGAAACAACACTTTTGGTAATAGGTTTTACAGGACAATTTTTCTTTTTCATGAGATTTTTTGTGCAATGGATATACTCTGAAAAACAAAGAAAGAGTGTGATTCCGGTAGCCTTTTGGTATTTTAGCTTACTCGGCAGTGTATGCCTTTTAACTTATGCCATTTTGCGAAAGGACATAGTCTTTATAGTTGGCCAATCCACAGGATTTATAATTTATATCAGAAACTTATATTTTATCAAAAAAGAAAGAGCAAAATTAAATGCGTAA
- a CDS encoding succinate dehydrogenase assembly factor 2: MDNIKETKEFKKCAFQCARRAMLENEYFLKDFLNSFVINNYSIDDLDRFNIFLKDIYDNDLFDIIMGNKTAEDYKEQYEYKFLKDIEIFAKTVRDKVKSK; this comes from the coding sequence ATGGATAATATAAAAGAAACAAAGGAATTTAAAAAATGTGCATTTCAATGCGCCAGACGGGCAATGCTTGAAAATGAGTATTTTCTTAAAGATTTCTTAAATAGTTTTGTAATTAATAACTACTCGATAGATGATTTGGATAGATTTAATATATTTTTGAAAGATATATACGATAATGACTTGTTTGATATAATAATGGGAAATAAAACCGCTGAAGATTATAAAGAGCAGTATGAGTACAAGTTTCTGAAAGATATAGAAATATTTGCCAAAACTGTAAGAGATAAGGTTAAATCAAAATAA
- a CDS encoding sensor histidine kinase gives MVNLLRKKPKYFSLKLKINILIFAVMISISFIVSGYLTYNAEKKAMEMAKSYIKTIPSIIDSSINNFMTAGDKEIVRKLILELSNVENVIGIHIFNPSGDISCNYSNFKTEAPSKYINLVYQYFSLTEKLQEINTKDVKMLSYYRPYENKPECKKCHTDSGNIIGVLNINVSTAGISEMLSSEIKTVNIIMLISSLIVSILLSILINKLVVNPLKKLEEGMHKVSENDFNSKVTINSRDEFELISNYFNNMVSSLKLVNETIDNMHKNLIHSDRLTTIGQLTASLSHEIKNPLNSIMITSDLLAMKCEMAKNGKSVNIDDTLKHIDNIINDTLRIKNIIDQTLNFSRLNMEQKQIVSVNSFLESINIYVKRILFDYEKVNFKLEKTSEKGDCLLNINKTNIEQVFINILKNAMESIPENSHGNIILNVSCSTDHEYVVFKIIDDGVGIPDEQLDKIFNEFYTTKKSGTGLGLPIAKDLLEQHNGKLKIESKVGLGTTVTIMLPTVKI, from the coding sequence GCTATGGAAATGGCAAAATCATACATCAAAACTATACCGTCGATTATAGACAGCTCTATCAACAATTTTATGACTGCCGGTGACAAGGAGATTGTGAGAAAACTCATATTGGAGCTTTCAAATGTTGAAAATGTTATAGGGATTCATATTTTCAATCCATCGGGTGATATTTCGTGCAACTATTCCAACTTTAAAACTGAAGCACCTTCAAAATATATCAACCTTGTATACCAGTACTTTAGCCTTACTGAAAAATTACAGGAAATTAATACTAAAGATGTTAAAATGCTGTCCTATTACAGACCTTATGAAAATAAACCTGAATGTAAAAAGTGTCATACAGATAGTGGCAATATTATAGGGGTGTTGAATATAAATGTAAGCACTGCGGGTATTTCAGAAATGCTAAGCAGTGAAATAAAGACCGTCAATATCATTATGTTGATATCTTCACTAATTGTCAGTATTCTCTTGTCAATTTTAATAAACAAACTGGTAGTAAACCCTCTGAAAAAGCTTGAAGAAGGTATGCATAAGGTAAGTGAGAATGACTTTAACAGCAAAGTAACTATTAACTCAAGAGATGAATTTGAGCTGATATCGAACTATTTCAACAATATGGTATCATCTTTAAAACTGGTAAATGAGACAATAGACAACATGCACAAAAACTTAATACATTCAGACAGATTAACTACAATTGGTCAATTGACTGCATCATTAAGCCATGAAATAAAAAATCCTTTAAACTCAATTATGATAACATCTGACCTTCTTGCCATGAAGTGCGAAATGGCTAAAAACGGCAAATCTGTAAATATTGATGACACGTTAAAGCATATAGATAACATCATTAATGACACACTTCGTATAAAAAACATAATTGACCAGACTCTTAATTTTTCAAGGCTTAACATGGAGCAGAAACAGATAGTATCTGTCAACTCATTCCTTGAAAGTATAAATATTTATGTAAAAAGAATACTATTTGATTACGAAAAGGTTAATTTTAAGTTGGAAAAGACTTCAGAAAAAGGTGACTGTCTTTTAAACATAAACAAAACGAATATTGAACAGGTCTTTATAAATATTCTTAAAAATGCTATGGAAAGTATACCGGAAAACAGTCATGGTAATATTATACTTAATGTATCTTGCTCCACAGACCATGAGTATGTTGTGTTTAAAATTATTGATGACGGTGTAGGGATACCTGATGAACAATTAGATAAAATATTTAACGAATTTTATACAACAAAAAAGAGTGGTACAGGCCTTGGTTTGCCTATTGCAAAAGATTTGCTTGAACAGCATAATGGTAAACTTAAAATCGAGTCAAAAGTTGGTTTAGGGACAACTGTGACAATAATGCTCCCTACTGTTAAAATTTAA
- a CDS encoding glycosyltransferase family 2 protein, protein MHEISFVIPVYNEEGNIKPLYKEVKNIADTIASSYEIIFVDDASTDNSFDEIKDIALVDKCVKYISFLENRGQSAALYAGFQKAEKEVIITMDADLQNDPKDLIEMIKLYGQYDMVNGWRKNRQDTISKKIGSKIGNFVRNKMTNETIHDTGCALKIMKASILKKIKMFRGLHRFLPTLMRLEGAKVVEVPVNHRKREVGVSKYNNLNRAIEGFYDLIAVRWMIKRYLDIKIKEER, encoded by the coding sequence ATGCACGAGATATCATTTGTTATACCGGTTTATAATGAAGAGGGAAATATCAAACCTCTTTATAAGGAAGTAAAAAATATTGCAGATACCATTGCATCCTCATATGAGATAATTTTTGTTGATGATGCCAGCACTGATAACAGTTTCGATGAAATCAAAGACATTGCTTTGGTTGACAAATGTGTAAAGTATATTTCATTTCTAGAAAATAGAGGGCAATCTGCAGCACTTTATGCAGGATTTCAAAAAGCCGAAAAAGAAGTAATAATTACAATGGATGCGGACTTACAAAATGATCCAAAAGACTTGATTGAAATGATAAAGCTATATGGACAATATGATATGGTTAATGGCTGGAGAAAAAACAGACAGGATACTATTTCAAAAAAGATTGGGAGTAAAATAGGAAATTTTGTCAGGAATAAAATGACAAATGAAACTATTCACGATACCGGTTGTGCTTTAAAGATTATGAAAGCAAGCATTTTGAAAAAAATTAAGATGTTTAGAGGATTGCATAGGTTTTTGCCAACGCTTATGCGGCTTGAAGGTGCTAAGGTGGTAGAAGTCCCGGTCAATCACAGAAAACGGGAAGTCGGCGTATCTAAATATAATAATCTTAACAGAGCTATAGAAGGTTTTTACGATTTAATTGCAGTAAGGTGGATGATTAAACGTTACCTTGATATTAAGATAAAGGAAGAGAGATGA